In Candidatus Dadabacteria bacterium, one DNA window encodes the following:
- a CDS encoding ABC transporter ATP-binding protein, producing the protein MQPGVYAIETRGLEKQFGFFPVLMGIDLTVEQGEFLTVFGPNGAGKSTLLSILSTFIKPGGGEAFVAGFDVSREKQQIRKLIGFISHNTMLYENLTAWENLEFIGAFYDVPDLKSRCSDILERVELYAKKDALVSTLSFGTRQRLAIARTLLHDSQILFLDEPYSGLDYGGAAILTSILGSMKADKTVVMTTHNVYEGLSLCDKVAILDQGEVVYASAQKPAREEFQDIYMSCVRSGDGQ; encoded by the coding sequence ATGCAACCCGGTGTATACGCGATAGAAACCAGGGGACTTGAAAAGCAGTTCGGTTTTTTCCCTGTGCTGATGGGAATTGATCTTACCGTTGAACAGGGCGAATTCCTCACCGTTTTCGGTCCCAATGGCGCCGGCAAGTCCACCTTGCTTTCCATTCTTTCGACATTCATAAAACCCGGCGGGGGAGAGGCCTTTGTAGCCGGTTTTGACGTCTCAAGGGAAAAACAGCAGATAAGAAAACTTATAGGGTTCATCTCCCATAACACGATGCTTTATGAAAACCTTACCGCTTGGGAAAACCTCGAGTTTATAGGCGCGTTCTACGACGTGCCGGATCTTAAGAGCAGGTGCTCTGATATTCTCGAGAGGGTTGAACTCTACGCTAAGAAAGACGCGCTCGTAAGCACCCTTTCTTTCGGAACGCGCCAGCGCCTTGCTATCGCCAGAACGCTTCTTCACGACTCGCAGATACTTTTTCTGGATGAACCGTACAGCGGCCTCGATTACGGCGGAGCTGCCATCCTTACCTCGATTCTAGGTTCAATGAAAGCGGACAAAACCGTAGTTATGACAACCCATAATGTCTACGAGGGGCTTTCGCTGTGCGACAAGGTCGCAATTCTCGATCAGGGAGAGGTGGTCTATGCATCTGCGCAGAAACCCGCTCGCGAGGAATTTCAGGATATCTACATGTCTTGCGTCAGAAGTGGTGACGGGCAATGA
- a CDS encoding NAD-dependent epimerase/dehydratase family protein: MGTSENVKAGITGATGFIGGKLAEKLADEGFSIKCLVRETSDTEKLRSLRAELVHGDLCDSSSLQAFPQECDYVFHLASKVSDWGPRDDFFRQNVEATRILLDSSREAGVKRFVYMSSSTVIWNASFLGTVDLKDIDETYPYPKSHHNFYNETKALSEKLVREYNGRGGMETVILRPSNVWGAGDTVILPRIADACLKGLLVNMGFNKKIVSPCHVLNLVHATVLSALSSAGAGNIYFVNDGARIDNRRFVSDQLASIGIEWKPGVTVPYTLGYAVAFVLEKIFELRRSETPPVLTRFGVSALSKSRTYSIEKAKRDLEYEPVCGYETGMQGLAEWISEIGGYEKILGKGK; this comes from the coding sequence ATGGGAACCTCCGAAAACGTAAAAGCGGGGATAACCGGGGCGACGGGTTTTATCGGTGGCAAGCTTGCTGAAAAACTTGCGGACGAGGGTTTTTCGATAAAATGCCTGGTAAGAGAAACAAGCGATACCGAAAAGTTGCGTTCTCTGCGTGCGGAACTTGTCCACGGGGACCTTTGCGACTCCAGTTCGCTTCAAGCTTTTCCGCAAGAGTGTGATTACGTTTTTCATCTTGCTTCCAAGGTTTCTGACTGGGGACCAAGGGATGATTTTTTCAGGCAGAACGTAGAGGCGACGAGAATCCTTCTTGACTCTTCACGCGAGGCGGGGGTTAAAAGGTTTGTTTATATGAGCTCCTCTACCGTAATCTGGAATGCCTCTTTTCTTGGGACTGTCGACCTCAAGGATATAGATGAAACCTATCCCTATCCAAAAAGCCACCATAATTTCTATAATGAAACCAAGGCCTTATCCGAAAAACTTGTGAGAGAATATAACGGACGGGGAGGCATGGAAACAGTTATATTAAGACCGTCAAACGTCTGGGGAGCCGGCGACACGGTCATACTTCCGAGAATAGCCGACGCCTGCCTCAAGGGCCTTCTGGTTAACATGGGTTTTAACAAAAAAATTGTCTCTCCATGCCATGTGCTTAATCTTGTTCACGCCACGGTGCTATCGGCCCTCTCTTCTGCCGGGGCGGGCAACATATACTTTGTAAACGACGGGGCGCGTATCGATAACCGCCGTTTTGTCTCCGATCAGCTCGCGTCAATAGGAATTGAGTGGAAGCCGGGGGTCACGGTACCGTACACTCTGGGGTATGCGGTTGCGTTCGTTCTTGAGAAAATCTTTGAACTCAGAAGATCGGAGACCCCGCCTGTCCTTACCCGCTTTGGCGTTTCCGCTCTATCGAAGAGCAGAACCTACAGCATAGAGAAGGCAAAAAGGGATCTGGAGTATGAGCCGGTGTGCGGTTACGAGACGGGAATGCAGGGGCTTGCGGAGTGGATTTCAGAGATCGGCGGTTATGAAAAAATCCTTGGAAAAGGAAAATGA
- the gloA gene encoding lactoylglutathione lyase, with translation MKYLHTMIRVGNLEKSVAFYTDVIGLKFHRKTDYPEGRFTLAFLGYGGDTEPFLELTHNWDTSQYDHGGGYGHMAFGVEDIYATCEKIEQAGGRVIRAPGPMKHGTTVIAFVEDPDSYKIELIERKD, from the coding sequence ATGAAATATCTTCACACAATGATAAGGGTCGGCAATCTTGAAAAGTCAGTCGCGTTCTATACCGATGTCATTGGTCTTAAGTTTCACAGGAAAACCGATTATCCTGAAGGCCGCTTCACGCTAGCTTTCCTGGGTTACGGCGGCGACACGGAACCTTTTCTAGAACTCACACATAACTGGGATACTTCGCAATACGACCATGGAGGGGGTTACGGACACATGGCGTTTGGAGTAGAGGACATCTATGCGACGTGCGAAAAGATAGAACAGGCCGGCGGACGGGTAATCAGAGCTCCAGGGCCCATGAAACACGGAACCACCGTGATAGCTTTCGTTGAGGACCCCGATTCGTACAAAATCGAACTCATAGAAAGAAAAGACTGA